The Actinopolyspora erythraea genome has a segment encoding these proteins:
- a CDS encoding (Fe-S)-binding protein, with translation MRVALFATCLGDTLFPDAVRATLRVLERLGCEVDFPAGQTCCGQMHTNTGYHEQAVPAVRAFVSAFDGYDHVVVPSGSCVGSIRHQHGIVAEHGGDRKLAEAVGRVSPHVYELSEFLVDVLGVTDVGAYFPHRVTYHPTCHSLRMLRVGDKPRRLLRAVRGIRLIELPEAEQCCGFGGTFALKNPDVSVAMGADKTRHVRETGAEVLCAGDSSCLMHIGGLLNRQREGIRPMHLAEILASAEEER, from the coding sequence ATGCGAGTAGCGCTGTTCGCGACCTGCCTCGGGGACACCCTGTTTCCGGACGCGGTGCGCGCTACGTTGCGGGTGCTCGAGCGGCTGGGATGCGAGGTGGACTTCCCGGCGGGACAGACCTGCTGCGGCCAGATGCACACCAACACCGGTTATCACGAGCAGGCCGTGCCCGCGGTGCGCGCCTTCGTCTCGGCGTTCGACGGGTACGACCACGTCGTCGTTCCCTCGGGCTCCTGCGTGGGCTCGATCCGGCACCAGCACGGCATCGTGGCCGAGCACGGTGGGGACCGGAAACTGGCGGAGGCGGTCGGCCGCGTCTCGCCCCACGTCTACGAATTGTCCGAGTTCCTCGTGGACGTGCTGGGAGTGACCGATGTGGGGGCTTACTTCCCCCACCGAGTGACCTACCACCCCACCTGCCACTCGCTGCGGATGCTGCGGGTGGGCGACAAACCGCGACGGCTGCTGCGGGCGGTGCGCGGCATCCGGTTGATCGAGCTGCCCGAGGCCGAGCAGTGCTGCGGTTTCGGCGGTACCTTCGCCCTGAAGAACCCGGACGTGTCCGTGGCGATGGGCGCCGACAAGACCAGACACGTCCGCGAGACCGGAGCCGAGGTCCTGTGCGCGGGGGACAGTTCCTGCCTGATGCACATCGGCGGACTGCTCAACAGGCAACGCGAGGGGATCCGCCCGATGCACCTGGCCGAGATCCTCGCGAGCGCCGAGGAGGAACGATGA
- a CDS encoding LutC/YkgG family protein, producing MNRASRDGRRAVLDSVRAALAGGERTSAESIPREYRRQRPVESPAELFRERVADYRAEVRAADSAGAPEAVLRALEHAAAGRVVLPEGLPATWAEPLAERYETFDDRPPLPTATLEGVDAVVTTCTVAIASTGTIVLDHGPGQGRRALTLLPDTHVCLVPASRIVDDVPAALAALDPGRPMTFVSGPSATSDIELERVEGVHGPRDLHVVVVDDA from the coding sequence ATGAACCGAGCTTCCCGTGACGGACGACGGGCGGTGCTCGACTCCGTTCGTGCCGCACTGGCCGGTGGGGAACGGACCTCGGCGGAGTCGATACCCCGGGAGTACCGCCGGCAGCGTCCCGTCGAGTCACCCGCCGAACTGTTCCGCGAGCGGGTCGCCGACTACCGCGCGGAGGTGCGCGCCGCCGACTCCGCCGGAGCCCCGGAAGCGGTGCTGCGGGCCTTGGAGCACGCGGCGGCGGGCCGGGTGGTGCTTCCGGAGGGACTGCCCGCGACCTGGGCGGAGCCGCTGGCCGAGCGGTACGAGACGTTCGACGACCGGCCCCCGCTGCCGACGGCCACGCTGGAGGGAGTGGACGCGGTGGTGACCACGTGCACGGTGGCCATCGCCTCCACCGGGACGATCGTGCTGGACCACGGTCCCGGTCAGGGCCGGAGAGCGTTGACGCTGCTTCCCGACACGCACGTGTGCCTCGTCCCCGCCTCCCGGATCGTCGACGACGTCCCCGCCGCGCTGGCCGCGCTCGATCCGGGCAGACCGATGACCTTCGTCAGTGGTCCTTCCGCCACCAGCGACATCGAACTGGAGCGCGTGGAGGGAGTGCACGGTCCCCGCGACCTCCACGTCGTCGTGGTCGACGACGCCTGA
- a CDS encoding LutB/LldF family L-lactate oxidation iron-sulfur protein, which yields MSGVDLGMPSFPDAARQAVRDAQLRHNLGNATNTIRNKRAAVVGELDDWEQLRASGAAIKAHTLSNLDSYLEQFESAVTAAGGTVHWARDAAEANRIVTELVRETGETEAVKVKSMATQEIGLNEALASAGISAWETDLAELIVQLDEDRPSHILVPAIHRNRSEIREIFRREMAGSGTPAPADLTDDPVQLAEAARHHLRDKFLRARVAISGANFAVAETGGLVVVESEGNGRMCLTMPEHLISVVGIEKVVPSWRDLEVFLQLLPRSSTGERMNPYTSVLSGVTAGDGPSDFHVVLLDNGRSEALADEIGSQALRCIRCSACLNVCPVYERTGGHAYGSVYPGPIGAVLTPQLYGVESEDTASLPYASTLCGACYDVCPVAIEIPELLVHLRNRTVRERKGWFDRLTRTAMRAMGWVFGDSGRLARAQRVASLGGRLFGRRGIGRLPWPLSRWTDARDAPTPPAESFRQWWERTRTNDEDGR from the coding sequence ATGAGCGGAGTCGACCTGGGGATGCCCTCGTTCCCGGACGCGGCACGACAGGCGGTGCGCGACGCCCAGCTGCGCCACAACCTCGGCAACGCGACGAACACCATCCGGAACAAGCGCGCCGCGGTGGTCGGCGAGCTCGACGACTGGGAACAGCTGCGCGCCTCGGGCGCGGCGATCAAGGCGCACACGCTGAGCAACCTGGACAGCTACCTGGAGCAGTTCGAGTCCGCGGTGACGGCGGCGGGCGGAACGGTGCACTGGGCCCGCGACGCGGCCGAGGCCAACCGCATCGTCACCGAGCTCGTTCGTGAGACCGGCGAGACGGAGGCGGTCAAGGTCAAGTCCATGGCCACCCAGGAGATCGGGCTCAACGAGGCGCTCGCCTCCGCCGGGATATCAGCCTGGGAGACGGACCTGGCCGAGCTGATCGTCCAGCTGGACGAGGACCGGCCCAGCCACATCCTGGTACCGGCCATCCACCGCAACCGCTCCGAGATACGCGAGATCTTCCGCCGCGAGATGGCGGGCAGCGGCACCCCCGCTCCCGCTGATCTCACCGACGATCCGGTACAGCTGGCCGAGGCGGCCCGCCACCACCTCCGGGACAAGTTCCTCCGGGCCAGGGTGGCCATCTCGGGGGCGAACTTCGCGGTGGCCGAGACCGGCGGCCTCGTGGTGGTCGAGTCCGAGGGCAACGGTCGGATGTGCCTGACCATGCCCGAACACCTGATCAGCGTGGTCGGCATCGAGAAGGTCGTGCCGAGCTGGCGGGACCTCGAGGTGTTCCTGCAGCTGCTGCCCCGGTCGAGCACCGGCGAGCGGATGAACCCCTACACCTCCGTCCTCAGTGGTGTCACCGCCGGTGACGGGCCGAGCGACTTCCACGTGGTGCTGTTGGACAACGGGCGCAGCGAGGCACTGGCCGACGAGATCGGCAGCCAGGCGCTGCGCTGCATCCGCTGCTCGGCGTGCCTCAACGTCTGCCCGGTGTACGAACGAACCGGCGGGCACGCCTACGGCTCGGTGTACCCGGGACCGATCGGGGCCGTACTGACGCCGCAGCTGTACGGCGTGGAGTCCGAGGACACGGCTTCGCTGCCGTACGCGTCCACGTTGTGCGGAGCCTGCTACGACGTCTGCCCGGTGGCCATCGAGATCCCCGAACTGCTGGTGCACCTGCGCAACAGGACGGTGCGGGAGCGGAAGGGTTGGTTCGACCGGCTCACGAGGACCGCCATGCGGGCGATGGGGTGGGTGTTCGGCGACAGCGGACGCCTGGCCCGGGCACAGCGGGTGGCCTCGCTCGGCGGCAGGTTGTTCGGCCGGCGGGGGATCGGCAGACTGCCGTGGCCGCTTTCGCGGTGGACCGACGCGCGCGACGCCCCCACCCCGCCCGCCGAGTCCTTCCGGCAGTGGTGGGAGCGAACCAGGACGAACGACGAGGACGGACGATGA
- a CDS encoding rhamnulokinase produces the protein MTSNDFNCAAVDLGASSGRVVLGRVGDGLLELTELHRFPNNPTTDGSGLRWDITTIHRETLAGLRGAAEYGPSSVGIDSWAVDYGLLDEDGTLLADPRHHRDPRNAAMIERVRERIDDGELYRTTGLQRLPINTLYQLVASLEEGELDSAETLLLIPDLLNYWLTGEIGAEVTNASTTQLFDVRRGEWAHDLARRLGLPTHLLPALRFPGEVVGRPLGEVTARTGLPSSVPVTAVASHDTASAVVAVPATTPRFAYISCGTWSLVGLELDSPVLTERSRAANVTNERGVDGTTRYLRNTMGLWLLQECLRRWRERGLRAELAELLEGAARQPAFRSVLDTDDPAFIAPQDMPTAIGQACSEAGEPVPESPEATVRCVLESLALAHRRTVRSVAELADRDVEVVHLVGGGSRNELLCSLTADACGLPVVAGPAEATALGNVLIQARAHGVVCGRSELRRLVAATQPLRRFEPSGPTGQWDAVDRRVPDRADTTGRATVD, from the coding sequence ATGACGAGCAACGACTTCAACTGCGCCGCTGTCGACCTGGGCGCTTCCAGCGGCCGCGTGGTGCTGGGCCGGGTCGGCGACGGCCTGCTGGAACTGACCGAACTGCACCGGTTCCCGAACAACCCGACCACGGACGGTTCCGGTCTGCGCTGGGACATCACCACGATCCACCGTGAAACGCTGGCCGGGCTGCGCGGCGCCGCCGAGTACGGTCCGTCCTCGGTTGGCATCGACAGCTGGGCGGTGGACTACGGGCTGCTGGACGAGGACGGCACCCTGCTCGCTGACCCACGCCACCACCGGGACCCCAGGAACGCGGCGATGATCGAGCGGGTACGGGAGCGGATCGACGACGGCGAGCTCTACCGGACCACCGGACTGCAGCGGCTCCCCATCAACACGCTGTACCAGCTCGTCGCCTCCCTGGAGGAAGGTGAACTGGATTCGGCGGAAACCCTGCTGCTCATCCCCGACCTGCTGAACTACTGGCTCACCGGGGAGATCGGCGCGGAGGTCACCAACGCCTCCACCACCCAGCTGTTCGACGTCCGACGTGGGGAGTGGGCCCACGACCTCGCCCGGCGGCTGGGGCTGCCCACCCACCTGCTCCCAGCGCTGCGCTTCCCCGGCGAGGTGGTGGGCCGACCGCTGGGTGAGGTCACCGCGCGTACCGGGCTCCCCTCCTCGGTGCCGGTGACGGCCGTCGCCTCGCACGACACCGCCTCGGCGGTGGTGGCCGTTCCCGCCACCACCCCCCGGTTCGCCTACATCTCCTGCGGCACGTGGTCGCTGGTGGGACTGGAGCTCGACTCCCCGGTGCTGACCGAACGGTCCCGCGCGGCGAACGTGACCAACGAACGCGGCGTCGACGGCACCACCCGCTACCTGCGCAACACTATGGGGCTGTGGTTGCTGCAGGAGTGTCTGCGCCGCTGGCGGGAGCGCGGCCTCCGGGCCGAGCTGGCGGAGCTGCTCGAAGGCGCGGCCCGCCAACCCGCGTTCCGCAGCGTGCTCGACACCGACGACCCCGCCTTCATCGCACCGCAGGACATGCCCACCGCCATCGGGCAGGCCTGCTCCGAGGCAGGTGAGCCCGTGCCGGAGAGCCCCGAGGCCACGGTGCGGTGCGTGCTGGAGAGCCTGGCGCTGGCCCACCGCAGAACCGTGCGAAGTGTGGCGGAACTGGCCGACCGGGACGTCGAGGTCGTCCACCTGGTCGGCGGTGGCAGCCGCAACGAGCTGTTGTGCTCGCTCACCGCCGACGCCTGCGGGCTCCCGGTGGTAGCGGGCCCCGCCGAGGCCACCGCGCTGGGCAACGTGCTGATCCAGGCACGCGCGCACGGTGTGGTCTGTGGGCGCTCCGAGCTGCGCCGGCTCGTGGCCGCCACACAGCCGTTGCGGCGGTTCGAACCGAGTGGGCCCACGGGCCAGTGGGACGCCGTGGACCGCCGCGTCCCTGATCGCGCCGACACCACGGGGCGTGCGACAGTCGACTGA
- a CDS encoding bifunctional rhamnulose-1-phosphate aldolase/short-chain dehydrogenase, whose translation MHEQPPESVTAELLERSHRLGADPRNTNYAGGNTSAKATGRDPVTAEPERLLWVKGSGGDLGTLSESGLAVLRLERMRALTRVYPGVEREDEMVAALDHCLYGRDGAAPSIDTAMHGLVEAEHVDHLHPDAGIALATAADGPSLTEECFGDKVVWVPWRRPGFQLGLDIAEIRNRHPRAVGVILGGHGITAWGETSQECERNSLWIIRTAERFLAERGSPEPFGAVIPANEALPDAERRARAAALAPVLRDLVSTDHPQVGHYDDRSEVLDFLAREKHPELAELGTSCPDHFLRTKVRPLVVDLPPTAPLEEVTERLRELHASYRQRYSEYYHRHAEADSPAMRGADPAIVLVPGVGMFSFGKDKQTARVAGEFYVNAINVMRGAEAVSRYRPIEESEKFRIEYWALEEAKLARMPAPKPLAGRVAVITGGGSGIGRATARRLNAEGACVVLADRDTDSAEELATELGGSDRAVAVGVDVTDESEVGELFATAARAFGGVDLVVNNAGMSISKPLLETTAEDWDVQHDVMARGSFLVSREAARTMTAEGRGGDIVYVASKNSVFAGQNNVAYGATKADQAHQVRLLAAELGERGIRVNGVNPDGVVRGSGIFAGGWGAQRAAHYGVRESELGEFYAQRTLLKREVLPEHVAAAVFALVGGDLSHTTGTHVPVDSGVPAAFLR comes from the coding sequence TTGCACGAGCAACCCCCCGAGAGCGTGACCGCCGAACTGCTGGAACGGTCCCACCGGCTCGGCGCGGACCCCCGCAACACCAACTACGCGGGCGGCAACACCTCGGCCAAGGCAACCGGTCGCGACCCGGTCACCGCCGAACCGGAACGGTTGTTGTGGGTCAAGGGGTCCGGCGGCGACCTGGGCACCCTGTCCGAGTCCGGGCTGGCCGTGCTGCGACTGGAGCGGATGCGGGCACTGACCCGGGTGTATCCGGGTGTCGAGCGCGAGGACGAGATGGTGGCGGCACTGGACCACTGCCTGTACGGCAGGGACGGCGCCGCGCCCTCGATCGACACCGCGATGCACGGACTGGTCGAGGCCGAGCACGTCGACCACCTGCACCCCGACGCGGGCATCGCCCTCGCCACCGCGGCGGACGGCCCGAGCCTGACCGAGGAGTGCTTCGGCGACAAGGTGGTGTGGGTTCCGTGGCGCCGCCCTGGATTCCAGCTCGGCCTGGACATCGCCGAGATACGGAACCGGCACCCGCGGGCGGTCGGGGTGATCCTCGGCGGCCACGGCATCACCGCCTGGGGTGAGACGAGCCAGGAGTGCGAACGCAACTCGCTGTGGATAATCCGCACCGCGGAGCGGTTCCTGGCCGAACGGGGAAGTCCCGAACCGTTCGGGGCCGTGATCCCCGCCAACGAGGCGCTGCCCGACGCCGAACGACGCGCTCGGGCCGCCGCGCTCGCCCCGGTGCTCCGTGACCTGGTCTCCACCGACCACCCGCAGGTCGGACACTACGACGACCGGAGCGAGGTGCTGGACTTCCTGGCTCGGGAGAAGCACCCGGAGCTGGCCGAACTCGGCACCTCCTGCCCCGATCACTTCCTGCGCACCAAGGTGCGTCCCCTGGTGGTCGACCTGCCTCCCACCGCACCGCTGGAGGAGGTGACCGAACGGCTGCGGGAACTGCACGCCTCCTACCGGCAGCGCTACAGCGAGTACTACCACCGCCACGCCGAGGCCGACTCGCCCGCGATGCGAGGGGCGGACCCGGCGATCGTCCTGGTGCCGGGGGTGGGCATGTTCTCCTTCGGCAAGGACAAGCAGACCGCCCGGGTGGCCGGGGAGTTCTACGTCAACGCGATCAACGTGATGCGCGGCGCCGAAGCGGTCTCGCGGTACCGGCCGATCGAGGAGTCCGAGAAGTTCCGCATCGAGTACTGGGCACTGGAGGAGGCCAAGCTGGCCCGCATGCCCGCACCGAAACCGCTGGCCGGGCGGGTCGCGGTGATCACCGGCGGCGGCTCGGGAATCGGCAGGGCCACCGCTCGCCGACTCAACGCCGAGGGCGCCTGCGTGGTGCTGGCCGACCGGGACACCGACTCGGCCGAGGAGCTGGCCACCGAACTCGGTGGCTCGGACAGGGCCGTGGCCGTCGGTGTCGACGTCACCGACGAGTCCGAGGTCGGTGAGCTGTTCGCGACCGCGGCGCGCGCCTTCGGCGGAGTGGACCTGGTGGTCAACAACGCCGGGATGTCCATCTCCAAACCGCTGCTGGAAACGACCGCCGAGGACTGGGACGTCCAGCACGACGTGATGGCGCGGGGTTCCTTCCTGGTCTCCCGGGAGGCCGCGCGCACCATGACCGCGGAGGGGCGCGGCGGGGACATCGTCTACGTCGCCAGCAAGAACTCGGTCTTCGCCGGGCAGAACAACGTGGCCTACGGCGCCACCAAGGCCGACCAGGCGCACCAGGTGCGGCTGCTGGCGGCCGAGCTCGGCGAGCGGGGCATCCGGGTCAACGGCGTCAACCCGGACGGTGTGGTGCGCGGTTCTGGGATCTTCGCCGGTGGGTGGGGCGCGCAGCGGGCGGCCCACTACGGGGTGCGGGAAAGCGAGCTCGGCGAGTTCTACGCGCAGCGCACGCTGCTCAAGCGGGAGGTACTGCCCGAACACGTGGCCGCGGCGGTGTTCGCGCTGGTGGGCGGCGACCTGAGCCACACGACCGGAACGCACGTACCCGTCGACAGCGGGGTTCCCGCAGCGTTCCTGCGTTGA